A region of the Streptomyces sp. NBC_00442 genome:
TGGTCTGTCTGCAGGAAGTGCGGGCCGAGCCCCACCAGCTGCCCGCGGAGGCCGGAGCGCCCGAGGGGTGGTTCGCCGTGCACGCGCCGGCCGCCGCCAAGGGCCGGGCCGGTGTGTCCCTGCTCACCCGGCGCGAGCCCGACCGGGTGCGGACCGGGTTCGGGAGCGCGGAGTTCGACGGCAGCGGGCGTTACGTCGAGGCGGACCTGCCCGGTGTCACCGTCGCCTCCCTCTACCTGCCCTCCGGCGAGGTCGGCACCGAGCGGCAGGACGAGAAGGTCCGGTTCATGGGGGAGTTCATCGAGTACCTGAAGGGGCTGAAGGCGCGCGCCGCCGCCGACGGGCGGGAGGTCGTCGTCTGCGGCGACTGGAACATCGCCCACCAGGAGGCCGACCTCAAGAACTGGAAGGGCAACAAGAAGAACTCCGGCTTCCTGCCCGAGGAGCGGGAGTGGATGACCCGGGTCTTCGGTGAGGGAGACGGCGGGTACGTCGATGTCATGCGTGCGCTGCACCCCGGTGTCGAAGGGCCCTACTCCTGGTGGTCCTACCGCGGGCGCGCCTTCGACAACGACACGGGATGGCGCATCGACTACCAGGTCGCCACGCCCGGCCTCGCCGAGCGGGCCGTCAAGGGGTTCGTCGAGCGGGCCGCCACGCACGGCGAGCGGTGGAGCGACCACGCGCCCGTGACGGTGGTGTACGACCTCTAGACCCGGTCCCTTCCAGTGGGCCCCGGTCCCTCCAATTGGGCCCCGGTCCCTTCCATCCGCGCGGGGATCGGGTCCCTCCGCGGGGGCCGGGCGCCCGTCAGCGTTCCTGCGACAGGCGCCGGTCCAGTGCCAGGGACAGCTCCGCGTCCACCACCGCCTTGGCCAGCGGGCGCATGCGTTCGGCGTCCTTCGTCGAGGTGTGGGTGTGCAGCAGGTCGATGAAGAGGGCGGCCAGCGCGTCGGCGTGGTCGCGCACTTCGCGGCCCGCCGCCAGGACCGCGGCCAGCGGGACGCCCTCGCGGACCAGGGACGCCGAGACGTCCAGGAGACGGCGGCTGGTGTGGACGATCTCCTCGCCGGACACCGCGACGTAGCCGAGGTCGAGCGCCGCCGCCAGGTTCTCCGGGGTGACCTCGCCCGAGAAGTGGTCCGCCAGTGCCTCCGGCGTCAGGCGCACCGGGGTCTCCTCGGTGGGCTCGACCAGGCCGAGCGCCTCGCCGGCGTCGCGGCCCGACTCGAAGGCCGAGGTCAGGTCGGCGATGCCGGACAGGGTGTGGCCGCGTTCGAGCAGGGCCGTGATGGTGCGCAGGCGGGCCAGGTGGTGGTCGTCGTACCAGGCGATGCGGCCCTCGCGGCGCGGCGGCGGGATCAGGCCGCGCTCGCGGTAGAAGCGCAGGGTGCGTTCGGTGATGCCGGCCTCGGCGGCCAGCTCCGCCACGCGGTACTCGCGGACACCCGGGTCGTCGTTGTCTGCCTGGTCTTCTGCCACGGGCCTCAGCCTATGCGGTGCCCGAGCGGTGACCGGCGGATCTCCCGAGGGATCATCCGCTCGTTCGTACCGTCGGTAACTTTCCCCGCCCGCACCCCTACCGCTCGGTAGGTGTCTGCTCTACCCTCCGAACAGTGCCAGTGATTGCTGGCAAGGTTGTGGGACCGATCGTGGAGGCAGTGGCATGGCCCAGCACGAGGACGAGCGCGAGCATGGACGTGTGGACGAGCGCGAGCACGTACGTGTTGCGGTGATCGGGTCGGGGTTCGGCGGGCTCGGGGCGGCGGTCCGGCTGCGCCGCGAGGGGATCACCGACTTCGTCGTCCTGGAGCGGGCCGGCTCCGTCGGCGGTACCTGGCGCGACAACAGCTATCCCGGGTGCGCCTGCGACGTACCCTCGCACCTCTACTCCTTCTCCTTCGCGCCCAACCCCGACTGGCCCCGCACCTTCTCCGGCCAGGAACACATCCGCGCCTACCTCGACCACGTCGCCGACACCTTCCGGCTGCGCCCGCACATCCGCCTCGACCACGAGGTGACGATGATGCGCTGGGACGCGGAGCGGCTGTGGTGGGAGATCGAGGTCGCCAATGGCGCGAGCCTCACCGCCGACGTCGTCGTCTCCGCCACCGGGCCGCTCTCCGACCCCAAGGTGCCGCAGATCCCCGGTCTCGACACCTTCCCCGGCAAGGTGTTCCACTCCGCGCGCTGGGACCACGACTACGACCTGCGCGGCAAGCGCGTCGCCATGGTCGGTACGGGCGCCTCGGCCATCCAGATCGTGCCCGCGATCCAGCCCGACGTCGCCAAGCTCACCCTCTTCCAGCGCACGCCGCCCTGGGTCATGCCCCGCATGGACCGCGCGATCACGGGCCCCGAGCGCTGGCTCCACCGTCAGCTGCCCTTCACCGGGGCCGCCCGGCGCGGACTCCTGTGGGGGATAAGGGAGTTGCAGGTC
Encoded here:
- a CDS encoding exodeoxyribonuclease III, producing the protein MLTVTSVNVNGLRAAAKKGFVEWLGGSEADVVCLQEVRAEPHQLPAEAGAPEGWFAVHAPAAAKGRAGVSLLTRREPDRVRTGFGSAEFDGSGRYVEADLPGVTVASLYLPSGEVGTERQDEKVRFMGEFIEYLKGLKARAAADGREVVVCGDWNIAHQEADLKNWKGNKKNSGFLPEEREWMTRVFGEGDGGYVDVMRALHPGVEGPYSWWSYRGRAFDNDTGWRIDYQVATPGLAERAVKGFVERAATHGERWSDHAPVTVVYDL
- a CDS encoding MerR family transcriptional regulator; translation: MAEDQADNDDPGVREYRVAELAAEAGITERTLRFYRERGLIPPPRREGRIAWYDDHHLARLRTITALLERGHTLSGIADLTSAFESGRDAGEALGLVEPTEETPVRLTPEALADHFSGEVTPENLAAALDLGYVAVSGEEIVHTSRRLLDVSASLVREGVPLAAVLAAGREVRDHADALAALFIDLLHTHTSTKDAERMRPLAKAVVDAELSLALDRRLSQER